One part of the Marmota flaviventris isolate mMarFla1 chromosome 4, mMarFla1.hap1, whole genome shotgun sequence genome encodes these proteins:
- the Fas gene encoding tumor necrosis factor receptor superfamily member 6 produces MPRIWVLLPLILPFIVGSLPKNISARATEVWDLRENVTKAETQCSEGLHHGGQFCCQLCPPGTRKDADCTANGGKPICVPCQEGKEYTDNEHYSPKCRRCKFCDGGLGLEVETNCTQTQNTKCRCKLNFYCETALCEHCDPCTTCEHGITERCTPTSNTKCKKETTGFNYNWLWFLLLLLLPIIAFGIYRIFKYRSTKHGHHELLPNNREIEPMNFSDVDLSKYIISIAEEMTINQVREFVRKNGINEAKIDEIKNDNPQDTAEQKVQLLRNWYQFHGKKNAYNTLIKSLRKANLCALADKIQDFVQTDVVSDRENSSCRNENERQSLAQGEKELTQF; encoded by the exons aTACTTCCCTTTATTGTTGGATCATTGCCCAAAAATATCAGTGCCCGAGCGACTGAGGTGTGGGACTTGAGGGAGAATGTTACAAAAGCTGAGACTCAGTGCTCAGAAGGCCTGCATCATGGAGGCCAGTTCTGCTGTCAGCTGTGTCCTCCTG GTACAAGAAAAGATGCTGACTGCACAGCCAATGGGGGAAAGCCAATATGTGTGCCCTGCCAAGAAGGGAAGGAGTATACAGATAATGAACATTATTCTCCTAAATGCAGAAGATGTAAGTTTTGTGATGGAGGACTTG GCTTAGAAGTGGAAACAAATTGTACCCAGACCCAGAATACCAAGTGCAGATGTAAACTGAACTTTTATTGTGAAACTGCTCTCTGTGAACACTGTGACCCGTGCACCAC GTGTGAACATGGAATCACTGAGAGATGTACACCCACTAGCAATAccaaatgcaaaaaagaaa CTACAGGTTTCAATTATAACTGGCTGTGGTTCCTCCTGCTACTGCTACTCCCGATTATAGCTTTTG GGATATACAGAATTTTTAAGTACCGCAGTACAAAACATGGTCACCATGAACTTCTACCCAACAATCGG gaaATAGAGCCAATGAATTTCTCAG ATGTTGACCTGAGTAAATACATCATTAGTATTGCTGAAGAAATGACGATCAATCAAGTTAGAGAATTTGTTCGTAAGAATGGTATCAATGAAGCCAAGATAGATGAGATCAAGAATGACAATCCGCAAGATACAGCTGAGCAGAAAGTCCAACTGCTTCGTAACTGGTATCAATTTCATGGCAAGAAGAATGCATATAACACCTTAATTAAAAGTCTCCGAAAAGCCAATCTCTGTGCTCTGGCTGACAAAATTCAGGATTTTGTCCAGACAGACGTTGTTAGTGACCGTGAAAATTCAAGCtgcagaaatgaaaatgaaagacaaagcTTGGCCCAGGGTGAAAAAGAGCTAACTCAGTTTTGA